TGAAAGAGAGTCTTCAAAAAGtcgagaaaaagaaagagataaggGGCGTGatagggagagggagagggatcGAGACCGAGGTCGAGATAGGGATAGAGAGAAAAGCAAGGATGGGGAAAGAGATCGGGAGAAGGATAGAGATAGAGATAGGGATCGCGACAAAGACCGTGATAGGGATCGTGACCGCCATCATAGAGACCGCCACAGGGATCGAGGTGAGAGGAGGGAAGGGGGCAGAGGTagagatgatgatgattacTACAGGGGTAGAGACTATGACAGGTAATGGATTGTGTATGAACTTTCCTAGCTTGTTGTTCATAATGCATTCTTGCTTCTGACCTTTTGCACTTCAGGGATACATGGTCATTTAACtgctatcatttttttttgtagtgtaaatatgtattatttgaCCTTTTTTTGGGTTAAAGTTTGTCAATGGTGGTATAGCTAGTAAATTGGTTTATTATTTCACTTATAGACGGAGAGATTATGATAAAGAACGAGAAGACAGGCACAGACGTAGGTCTCGTTCTCGCTCAAAGGGAATACATGAGCATAGGTCAAGGTCCCCTTCTCCAACGCGGTCAAGATCACGCTCCAAAAGGTTGGATATGGAAGTTAAAAGCTATACTTTTCTtgtaaaatgttttattttacgTCCATTTGACGTCATGTGTTGAAACTTAGTAGGTCTTGACTCTTAATAGTCTGACTTTTTACTGTAATTGCTTTACAGGGGGCTTTCCCTTATATTGGGTTTATTTTGACAGCTGTCAATTGTGAAATAATTTTGCATAGTTGGAGTCCCTTTGTATAGAGGGAGTTCCCTTTTTTTGTggacttgttttttgtatggttgtgtattcttttatttttttctcaatgaatttgttttcatataaaaaagttatcaGTAAGATAATATGTTATGGATTGatatgttgtatttttgttgagatATTGGACTGTCTCCAGTTATAGTTTGAAATGCGGAAGTGTGAGTTGTTATGAGCTTATGGTTCCTGGCATTTCTCCAACCATAttcgttttgttttgtttttctttttttattcaatttcccTAGGGAGCCGTTACTGATATTACTTACCCCACATTATCCATATCTTGAGATGGAGAATACTATTTTTGTACCTCAGTCGTCTAAACGGGAAGTGGTGGAGAGTTGATTTGGGAGAACTATATTTTTGGTTCTCTTCGAGTAACTTCCATTACAAGTTTTGGACTTTTGGTCTTCCTTTGATTTGTGCCAATTAAAGCTGAAGGAGTAGTCTTTGccatatatatttctttctctttcaatgATCTGTTTTTCCTAATAATTTTTGTGAAGTCTAAAcagaataatttttaagtagTAGTTGGTATGTGGAATGTTTGGTAATATATTTCTGCCATTTCATTCTACAAAAAGTCGTTAAGAGTTCTATTTTTCTCTGGACGATAAATAGATGTTAATCTATTCttctaagtttaatttgtCACGGAAATATAAGTGATGTTcacattttgaatttgagtAGGGTTTCTGAATATCTTTAAGTGCTAAGAGTTCTATTATTCCATGGACTGTTAATAATTGTTAAGCTATTTACCAAGTTCTAATTTGTCATCGATGTATAATGGATGAATTTGAGTAGTGTATCTAGGCATTTCTTAAAGGTTAGAGTTCTATTTTCCTCTTGACCATAAATAATTGTTAATCTATTCTTCTAAGATCTAATTTATCATGGATATATAATGGTTGctcatattctaaatttgaGTTGTGTATCTGGacatctattttctttttttttttctgaaaggAATTTATATGGGCTGAAATCGTACATCCACAATACAGGAATGCTAGGGACGAGCTATCTTTATTCGGTTTCTCATCTGTTTCATATATTTCGTAGATTCCTTTTCTATTTGTAGTTTAGGAAGAATTCTTCTGCATCATACAAGTTGCGTCTCTCCTGGTCATGAGATTTCATGGTTTAACACCTTTGCTTTTGTCTTTGAACTTGTTGTGCTAACATCTATTTATCTGCAGCAAACGAATTAGTGGTTTTGACATGGCTCCTCCAACAACTGCAATATTGTCTGGTGCAACTGCTGCTGCAGGTACCTAAATCCTTATGCGCAGGAATAtccttttgaattatttaactGCTTTTCTTTGTTGAATATAGTGTGGAAAGTTGACAACAAATTGCATGGTGTTATTGGGTAAGCTATATTTTGTTCCTTAATCTGCATATGTAGTCATTTAAAAATGTGGTCTTTGGACGGGCTAtgctattatttattatttacttggtaCACTCATTCTGGAACTGAGAggtattttggttttttgttgcTTGTCTTTggtgtttgtttgttgttttgtttgtatgtCTCGTCCAATTTTGTGAGAAGGCAATGTTGGACTACTTGCCCCTCTGTGCTGACAATGGGCGTGAGCTGACTTCTGTAGCTTTTATGTGCAAGAAGGACCAATGCACCGGTCAGATGGATCTTGTTCGTCTTCATCTGGAAACTTATTCCTTTTTGGGTAGTCTTACAAATATTTCTCAGAATTTGTACatgtataaaatttgtatgcttaaataatttattggaAGAGGTTAAGTTACACTTACACCATACCTTTTTTGTGAAGCATGTAAGTAGTTTCAGGTGATACTTGAATCTTCGCGTGTGGCAATGTTGTTGGcttgaattttgattattttcttaGATTTAGCCTAATTTTTTTAGCAGGCCAGATTCCTGGGACAACTCCAGCTATTCCCGGAATGTTTCCTACCATGTTTCCACTGGCGACCGGTCAGGTAATTCTGCTTCTCCCATATTAAAAAGCATGGAAAAAAACAATCTTTAGGCAAATGTCattattagttatttgatagaatgtttttttattgaaataaacaGCTTTCATTGAGACAATGTACTATAAACCCTATTTGATAGAATGTATATACTCGTATTTTACATTGTtgctttttaattgttttcatgCAGCCCTTTGGGGCACTTCCTGTTATGCCTGTTCAGGCAATGACACAGCAGGTAATATTCAGTACCATTGtaatctctttttttgttgtatgcATTTTAAGGGTGTAaaagttttaaactttttctgTATGTTCTGATGTTAGGCTACCAGACATGCACGACGTGTTTATGTGGGCGGGCTACCACCAACAGCCAACGAACAGGTTTTTGCACCTATTGTGACtcttgtttaatattttatagtcCAAAATCTTCCCATATTTTCTTGTCCAAAGATCACCATTTGTGCATCCAATTGCAGTTCTTTAGCTAATTTGGTCTGTGTAGGTTTTGGTTTCTagtaatattttgattctgTATTGCCAAATGCAATATATCGATTCGAAGAACTTATCATTCTTGGCTATGTTTATCTCTCTCAATTTCTCATGCCCAGTTGTTGATAACCttgctttttccttttcctttccatgTCTTGTAGCTATTTAGCCAAGGCATACTCGAGCCAACAGGATGCcatatttgttatttacaaAGTTCATTTGTTGTTTGCAGTCTGTTGCCACATTTTTCAGTCAGGTTATGGCAGCAATAGGAGGAAATACCGCTGGTCCTGGTATGGTGTTTTTTAagacttttttaattaatatacgTTGGTGTTCAGTATTGCTGTATTAAGTTGATCACCTCATGCGATGGCCATCTATCATTTATAGGAGATGCGGTTGTCAATGTATACATTAATCATGAGAAAAAGTTTGCTTTTGTGGAGATGAGATCTGTTGAGGAAGCCAGTAATGCAATGGCATTGGATGGGATCATCTTTGAGGTACTTCGTTTTCATATGCATATTTTATGttcaaactaaatttactgtgcaaaatagttttcttatttgttaatattgtTCAAATTAGGGAGCACCTGTAAAGGTGCGAAGACCTAGTGATTACAATCCTTCTCTTGCTGCAACGCTTGGTCCTAGCCAGCCAAACCCAAATCTGAACCTAGCTGCTGTTGGTCTAACTCCAGGTTCAGCTGGTGGTCTTGAGGGTCCAGACCGCATTTTTGTGGGTGGACTTCCCTATTACTTCACAGAAGCTCAGGTGAGGGAGTTGCTGGAGTCTTTTGGGCCCCTACGAGGTTTTGATCTCGTGAAAGACAGAGAGACTGGAAATTCAAAAGGATATGCATTTTGTGTTTACCAAGATCTTTCAGTCACAGACATAGCCTGTGCAGCACTCAATGGTATTAAAATGGGTGATAAGACGCTCACTGTTCGGCGTGCGAATCAAGGAGCCAATCAACCCAAACCAGAACAAGAAAGTGTTCTTTTACATGCACAGCAGCAAATTGCTTTACAGGTGGGTGAATTCTAAATGAATGCATGCAATTGCCTCCTTTCTACCtaagaatttttaaatacCAGTTCATCATTGAAATTATCAATTGAATAATTTCGGGGAAAAAGGCCAATTGCATACCTCTTCATTAAAGTTGTGATTCAACCAGcatatagttttgttttttggagCGCTTTGAAGGACTGAAAATTCTTagaatattattgtaaaatgCAGAGAATTTCCTAAGAAGTGACAAATAACTTGTAGTGGTTGTAAGGATATGGTTTGTTTCCTTCTTGCATGCCTATTATATCAAAACCGATAAGAGTCCAtggttaaatttttattctcCATCTATGTCTCAGTATGtcatatttgttcttttttaaataattgtgcAGTATTATTATCTTTTGGTTTATAGCTTTCTTACCGTATTCCTCTCTCAGAAGCTTATGCTACAGCCTGGGGCTGTATCCACCAAGGTTCTCTGTCTTACACAAGTTGTGACCCCTGAAGAGCTTATTAATGATGAAGACTATGAAGATATCATGGAAGACATGCGAGGGGAAGGCGGAAAATTTggtaaacaaacaaatctttTGATTGTGGTCCTATAATCTAATAATAGattctatattttgtttttaaattttaaagctTCATGCTACTCATTggtttcttgtttgtgttttttttgtgtgtgatATCTCTGTTTTACAGCCTTTTCTTGTCCTCACATTCTGGTAGAAAGAATCAGACAAATAACTTACAGACAGAAGCCTCCATaaccttctttctttatacACCCGCCCAATTTGTACTTTACTTGATTCTGCAAATTTGTGGTTTCAAGTGgtttttattgtctttttgCAGGTACATTAGTGAATGTCGTTATCCCGCGTCCAAGACCCAATGAAGCAGCACCTGGAGTTGGAAAGGCATGATCTTTGAACCacgtttttttcattttttttttttctatgttaaTTTGGAACTGTAATCTCATTGTCCAGGGTTTTGTTGTGTTATATCAGGTCTTTTTGGAGTATGCAGACATTGATAGTGCAACGAAAGCTCGAGCTGGtttgaatggaagaaaatttgGAGGGAACCAAGTGATGGCTGTATTCTATCCTGAGAACAAGTTTGCCCAAGGGGAGTATGATGCCTAAACATCATCACATTCTACAGTGATTGGACAAATTGTGTCgttggaagaaagaagagaatatttagttttgttttaaatgtgGGTAAGTTTGTGTGCCTAAATCTGGAACTCAAATAGCCAAGTAAGTAATGCAAGTGACCTTAGATCCCAGCTAGATTGTTAGATTTCCTATCATTTTGGAAAAGTAATGGACAGCTTCATCAAACTCTCTTCTCtctacttttaatttgtagaagcagattattattattattattattattattaatctcTCCAATCACGtattaaatatctattttgtttgaaattttgtgtttCGAGACACCACAGAGAACAGAACTAAACTGAAGTAAATGGGAAAAATATCCAatacatttttctcttcttggtGATTTGGAACAAAGGAAATGGAAACGATGAGATACTATTTCACAAGCCATTCAGATCTTTTACTGAGTCCAACAACTGGTTTCTTTTGGTCCATCCATACCTATGAATTGTGAATCAAACTACTTTCTCCAGTAACTCGTTAAAAGCATTTTTAGTGGTTCAAAGGGTATTGTATAGTCTTAAGGTTTTCATGTGAACCAATCAGAAAGTCTTGATGCCATCAAATTTTCAGAGAAgctattttcatttaaacttgTTTGATGAAAACTAATTTACAGAAAGAACAGACCATCAGTtgtttaattgaataaaagcGTACATTGGACTTTGAACGGATGTTTCTGCACATGTATCTTTTTCGGTGATTTGAAAAAGCAGAACACGATGTTCTTGATTTAAGGAACCAATTCAATTTGAGAAAGCTGAAGCTGAGTACATGATGTTCTTCATGTTCTTGAAATCAATTTGAGGAAGTTGTGCACATGATGTTCTTGAAATCGGCTTCGTATTTTAGGAagttctatttatagagttggGTGTGCTTTATGCACTTGATCCTGGTTGGTTCATGGACCAGACCTATGAGCTTAACTACATGTATTTGAGTCATATTTTGGCTTTAGACTCAATCAAACTTAGcccaattaataatatttaattggatCAAAgtaattaacttaatccatTGATGAAAACATATGATATCATTAAAATCGactaatttatgttttcaattataatttgagacacatgtcaatttttcttaattagtctcgaatttaattatatgtatttttcatcattaacttagTAATCGATCTCacaatttcttattcaacgGTATTTATTTAGGAGTGTATATTGTCACAATTACAACCTTTCAAATATGGGGCAGACAATTATGCGACACTTGCTCTACTAGGTGAACAAGTTAGTTGTACTAAATCCAAAAGTTAGGAGTAAACTCACGTCAGagaatgattttataaaatgtgaaagagaaagaaaagtgttGCAAAAATCATTTAAGAAAGCAATTAAGGCTAACAATTGCTAGAAAGCTTGGTTTGCAAAGAATACAAGGCTTAATCAAGGAATTAACTAGTGAGTTTCCTCTATAATAcatttcaaacattttcaaatatgatatgCTTTCATATGAAAAGTGGAGAAATGTTACTTACAAGCAACATAGAAATTAAAGGAAACAAGCTAAGCTAAGTCAAAAGCATAAAAACAAGATTGAAGTTGGAACTCTTCAATCTTCTACTTCCACGTTTCATGGTCTTCAACATATTCCCAACGTGTTTCTTCCACGGGGAGGTTCTTCCACTTAACCCGGAATTCTTGGATTATCCTAGTGGGCCTTCTAGCCTTCCTTATTCAATTTACAAGGATCTCATCAActtctttatcttctttctgCTTTAGGTCGACACATGGTCAAGCAATATTGTTGTTCTGCTTGTTGTCGAGATCTTGATGGTAGAGTTTTAAGTTGTTCAAATGAATTCATTCATGTAGGCAATGCCACTCTATACGATgcattttttatcttcttgaGGACTTCTATAAGCCCTTCATATTTTCTGACAAGGTGCTAATAATCTTTGTGCCctctaaaccaaaatttatctcCAGCTTGATAAGGACTTGATCTCTTACTCGAAACTGGAGAGGGCGCCACTTTTTATCAACTCGCTTTTTCATACACTTCAAGGTTTTCTCTAAGTAAGCTCGAGCGATGTTTGTAATCTGCTTCCAGTCTTTCGTGAAGTTGTGAGCTTGTGGATTTCTCCCTGTATAAGgatgataaaaaatatgagGTAATAAGAGTTGTCTTCCACTTACAATTTCAAAGAGACTCTTCCTCAGTGACGAACTAGTTGGAgtgttgaaataaaattaagccACATCTAGAAACTGGAGCTAATTCTTTTGTCTTGCATCAACGAAATGGTGCAAATACTCCTCGAGCATACAATTGAATCGTTGGTCTAACTATCTATCTAAGGGAGGTAgcttgaaaatatatttagactGGTTTTTAAGTAGGTAAATAACTTGGTCTAAAAGTTACCAATGAATCTATCATCCTTGTCGCTCACGATGCTTGTCGAGACTCTCCACAACTTTATGATGTGCTTAAAGAACAATTGTGTTGTTAATTCGACAAAACATTTTTGGTAGTGGGGATGAAAGAGGCATACTTCatggtttgttttgttgaCTTTTTTTAACCCAACTGTCTCCATCGTCTATCTCTTAACGCATCTTTCGTTAGCCGCCTCCATTGTCCATCTCTTCTCGCATCTCCCTTCGGTCGACTCCATCATCCATCTCTTCTCGCATCTCCCTTCCGACCTTGGCCTTCCCTCCATATCTCTCATCTCGCATCTCTCATCTtgcatttcctttttcttctccgactctcatcttcttccatctcTTCGATTTGCACCACCACGCCGACTGACGTGCGAGACACTACCCAATATCAATCCTTCCCAACATCAATCCAAAATCCAAGGTTAGTATCAAAATTGATCTACTTAAATTAGTGTAGGGTAAGCGTTTTTAGACCCAATTTATAATACCAAAATTTGGGAGttctttacaaaaatatggaaaagagaattaagggaaaaaaagaacaaaaaccgATTTCCAAACTAAATCGAACTGCTTGTATTCGATTTGGTTTGAGTCACATAATCAGTGCGGTTCAATTTcgtaatcttttcttttttatttttgattcGATCTGATTTGACCctaaaatgaaccaaattgTGTCAAACCCTAGTTTATTAGAgcattcaaaatgtttaaccCTCCAACCTTTTTGTCCAACTTGTTCAGCCGAATCTGGAGAAATCTCACTTCGTCTGAAAATTCTCTAATATACAAGAATTGCTCTTCGATCTCAATCAATTACTCAGATTGTGACTTTGGCAGTTGTTTCTTTACCAACATGATTACGTCTCACTTAGTCAAGGAGCTATCAAAACTTTGATACCACTTGTCTCACAACCTTTTGAATACAACACGGACAATTGTGTGACACTTGCTCTAATCTGGTGAACAAGTCAGTCGtactaaatttgaaagtcaCCAGCAAACTGACAGTATGATTTCTCCCTTCACGTTTTGagagaaaatagttttataaaacgtgaaagaagaaaagtgttGAAAACACCGTTAAAGAAAGCATTGAAGACTGACAATTGCAAGAAAGCAGGGGCAAATTTATTAAGGGCTGAAGATGTTTGGACATGCGGTCATAGACAACAAATGCCTTGGACAAGCATGCTCATGACATATATGACATCTaggttagatttttttatgaaatattacaGCATAGTAGGTTATTCACGAAAAAATTGTAGCTTTAGGCTATTAGTGTAATTGGCTTAATTAAATAGGTTCTTAGTGTAGAATgctttcaaagttttttttttccgaaAAGGAAAGCCCTCAAAGTTAGAAAAGAAGACAACCCctcatacaaaaaaagaaaatagatttaCTAAAATACCCACGGGGCAATAAACTATCACCAAAGCTCCTTATTTCCATCCGAAATACATAGggaaaaagggaaaggaaaaaaacaagcccaatttaagaaaacaaaaaactaaaactaaaggAGCATAAGAAAGGGTTACGCAATTTCATAGTATAAAATAACTGCACTGTTTTATAAGAGAAACAAAACCATGTTGACGGACAGGTTGCTTACAAACTTAAAGGTTGGTTCTCCCTATATTCTGCTAATCTGTGCATGAAAGTTTCAAAAGAATGCTTAGGTGGCTGTAAAATTATGGCAACTTCTTTAGCAGTTGTTGTCAATCAGACCATCTGATTCCGAATCATATTCCAAAAGCATGTTATGATCGGACACTTCTTCAGAACTATATAGCGTTTCATTCACTTCGTCATTATGAAAGTGACCAGATGGATCTTTTTTGTACAAACCTCTACTTCTATCTAGTTGGCCTTTCCTCAACATGCTTGTAAATCTTTCCCTGATACTAACAAGAGGATGTTTCTGTACAAGCTTATCACCATCATATGCTTCTCGAAGGATTACAGTCTGCGTGTCATCCTTCTTAGAGATGTAAAAGATACCAGGATGACGCTCAAAGACTTTCGTAAACTTCTGAGGCAAAGAGAATGGTTTTCGAAGGTTGCTTACGTTCTTCCGTTCAGTTTTCTTTTGCAAGGTAAGGTGAAGAAGCTCATGAAAGACTCCGACAATCCTCTTTTCAGATACATCAGTACGGGGATCCAAATGAGAGGCATCACAATATGGAGAAGTGTAAGGGAGCGTCTGCCATTCTTTTAACCAATCCATGCATTTTCTATTCAGTCCAAAACCCCTTGTAAATCCGATTGGAAAGGCCAAATAGCCATTTCTTATGTCTTCTTCCATTTGTTGGGAAGCAGCATTCTTCTGCAGTTCAGAAACAGCAAGGTCATTATCCCATTTCAGAAGTTTCAACCCAATACGATGATCTTGGAGCCGGATGAACGAAAACATGTCATGGTTATATGGAATGAAAGAGTTCTGATAATCATATGGCAGCCCCATGTCCCATCTTAACTGGTCAATTGTCTGTAGAGGAAGTGTGCAACCACTAGTAAGCATTAGCAATCTGCAAAGCCTAGATCGAAGATCTGTCCAACACTGACGAAGGACAATGATTTGCTCCGCATGAAGTTCCCTAGCTTCTGGAGTTAAGCAAAATGATGGCACACGAGTGCCTGCACTATCGAGAATATGTGACTCATGAAAGATGGAAGGATATCTCCTAATGAAGGTAGACATCTTGACATCATTTGGAATACCAAGCTGCCGACGATGACGACGCAGATGGTAGACCGGTAAGCAATGTTCGGGACTTGAAGAGATTATAGACACAAGAAAGCAAACAGCCTTAAGGTCTTTCTCAGCACTCACTACAGTATCTAAGTCTTTATCTTTCACCCATTTTAGTCTTATGTTTACTAGATAACGACCTTGCAGGTAATTTAAATTCAAGCCCCTCTGGTTTTTACATAAGAAACCAGAGAGTTTAAGCCTGCTAAACAACCAAGCAACCATCTTCTACCATCCATCAACATATGAATTCCATCAACTTCCcacaaaacataaagaaaacatCAGCCTTAAATTTGAAGGAGTCTTCAGGATGCCGGAGCTTTCGCAACATTGATCATCATTTCATCATACGTACACATCTCACATACATCAATCAGacatcatattaaaattcacaCAAAGTTCATCCTATCAGCACACAGATCCCAACCTAGCTTCGTTTCAGTAGTGAGCCTACGTACCTCAATGTTAAAAGCCCAATAACAGGAAAATAATATCCCTTCTGATGTAGAGCAAGAATCTTGGATTAACCTCTATCACACACCAAATACCAGCTTAAATTCCAAACTATTGGCTTACACAAAAGCATAAAACTCGTGTTTAAAGGTTTCCAGCACTCACCCAAAGTGCGACTAAAACCAACGCTAGTTCAAAATCCCCGAGCAGTTAATTCGATCCTACAAACATTCACAACCTAAGATCAAAACCCAGAACTCCTGAAAACTAAAACGAGCCCAGCCATCTCAAAGCCTTACTACGTACCAGAACGGTCTAAACGCTCTTGCACGCTGCTGTCAAAAACTCAGATCTAAATCTAAATACCATGGGCAACAAGTATTAAGCGTTCATCCAGTGGTGGACTAAGCTTAACCCGAGAAAACATCCAAAATCTTACCCAAAACTAGAACAATGGCGATGGCGGCAATGGCTGGCTAAACAGATCGGTGGGTTAGAGAGGGAAATAGAGATAGTCGGAACCCAGCCACGGACGGCGGATGGCGGACGGCGCGGTCTCCGCCGACTATCCAACTGGCGCGCGTGAAGTCTGACGGCAAGAGGCTGGCGGCGGACGGTGGTTGCAGGCAGAGACGGAAGATGTGAGAGAATGGGTGTTTGGTGTGAGGATTGCACGTGTGTTTACCAAAagctaatttcattttcttttttttaaaaacaataacacactttttttaaatggatgtccaaa
This DNA window, taken from Cucumis sativus cultivar 9930 chromosome 6, Cucumber_9930_V3, whole genome shotgun sequence, encodes the following:
- the LOC101207226 gene encoding splicing factor U2af large subunit A isoform X3; this translates as MGKMRTTTAMVFLLKPVLPATVATILTLIPNLSMVLGIMKESLQKVEKKKEIRGVIGRGRGIETEVEIGIERKARMGKEIGRRIEIEIGIATKTVIGIVTAIIETATGIEVRGGKGAEVEMMMITTGVETMTDGEIMIKNEKTGTDVGLVLAQREYMSIGQGPLLQRGQDHAPKANELVVLTWLLQQLQYCLVQLLLQAMLDYLPLCADNGRELTSVAFMCKKDQCTGQMDLVRLHLETYSFLGQIPGTTPAIPGMFPTMFPLATGQPFGALPVMPVQAMTQQATRHARRVYVGGLPPTANEQSVATFFSQVMAAIGGNTAGPGDAVVNVYINHEKKFAFVEMRSVEEASNAMALDGIIFEGAPVKVRRPSDYNPSLAATLGPSQPNPNLNLAAVGLTPGSAGGLEGPDRIFVGGLPYYFTEAQVRELLESFGPLRGFDLVKDRETGNSKGYAFCVYQDLSVTDIACAALNGIKMGDKTLTVRRANQGANQPKPEQESVLLHAQQQIALQKLMLQPGAVSTKVLCLTQVVTPEELINDEDYEDIMEDMRGEGGKFGTLVNVVIPRPRPNEAAPGVGKVFLEYADIDSATKARAGLNGRKFGGNQVMAVFYPENKFAQGEYDA
- the LOC101207226 gene encoding splicing factor U2af large subunit A isoform X6; this encodes MTDYDSRYEGNGEDADNYGDGFSPQARAASHGGHDTHTDSKSQHGSRDYERESSKSREKERDKGRDRERERDRDRGRDRDREKSKDGERDREKDRDRDRDRDKDRDRDRDRHHRDRHRDRGERREGGRGRDDDDYYRGRDYDRRRDYDKEREDRHRRRSRSRSKGIHEHRSRSPSPTRSRSRSKSKRISGFDMAPPTTAILSGATAAAAGQIPGTTPAIPGMFPTMFPLATGQPFGALPVMPVQAMTQQATRHARRVYVGGLPPTANEQSVATFFSQVMAAIGGNTAGPGDAVVNVYINHEKKFAFVEMRSVEEASNAMALDGIIFEGAPVKVRRPSDYNPSLAATLGPSQPNPNLNLAAVGLTPGSAGGLEGPDRIFVGGLPYYFTEAQVRELLESFGPLRGFDLVKDRETGNSKGYAFCVYQDLSVTDIACAALNGIKMGDKTLTVRRANQGANQPKPEQESVLLHAQQQIALQKLMLQPGAVSTKVLCLTQVVTPEELINDEDYEDIMEDMRGEGGKFGTLVNVVIPRPRPNEAAPGVGKVFLEYADIDSATKARAGLNGRKFGGNQVMAVFYPENKFAQGEYDA
- the LOC101207226 gene encoding splicing factor U2af large subunit A isoform X5 — translated: MGKMRTTTAMVFLLKPVLPATVATILTLIPNLSMVLGIMKESLQKVEKKKEIRGVIGRGRGIETEVEIGIERKARMGKEIGRRIEIEIGIATKTVIGIVTAIIETATGIEVRGGKGAEVEMMMITTGVETMTDGEIMIKNEKTGTDVGLVLAQREYMSIGQGPLLQRGQDHAPKANELVVLTWLLQQLQYCLVQLLLQCGKLTTNCMVLLGQIPGTTPAIPGMFPTMFPLATGQPFGALPVMPVQAMTQQATRHARRVYVGGLPPTANEQSVATFFSQVMAAIGGNTAGPGDAVVNVYINHEKKFAFVEMRSVEEASNAMALDGIIFEGAPVKVRRPSDYNPSLAATLGPSQPNPNLNLAAVGLTPGSAGGLEGPDRIFVGGLPYYFTEAQVRELLESFGPLRGFDLVKDRETGNSKGYAFCVYQDLSVTDIACAALNGIKMGDKTLTVRRANQGANQPKPEQESVLLHAQQQIALQKLMLQPGAVSTKVLCLTQVVTPEELINDEDYEDIMEDMRGEGGKFGTLVNVVIPRPRPNEAAPGVGKVFLEYADIDSATKARAGLNGRKFGGNQVMAVFYPENKFAQGEYDA
- the LOC101207226 gene encoding splicing factor U2af large subunit A isoform X7; amino-acid sequence: MTDYDSRYEGNGEDADNYGDGFSPQARAASHGGHDTHTDSKSQHGSRDYERESSKSREKERDKGRDRERERDRDRGRDRDREKSKDGERDREKDRDRDRDRDKDRDRDRDRHHRDRHRDRGERREGGRGRDDDDYYRGRDYDRRRDYDKEREDRHRRRSRSRSKGIHEHRSRSPSPTRSRSRSKSKRISGFDMAPPTTAILSGATAAAGQIPGTTPAIPGMFPTMFPLATGQPFGALPVMPVQAMTQQATRHARRVYVGGLPPTANEQSVATFFSQVMAAIGGNTAGPGDAVVNVYINHEKKFAFVEMRSVEEASNAMALDGIIFEGAPVKVRRPSDYNPSLAATLGPSQPNPNLNLAAVGLTPGSAGGLEGPDRIFVGGLPYYFTEAQVRELLESFGPLRGFDLVKDRETGNSKGYAFCVYQDLSVTDIACAALNGIKMGDKTLTVRRANQGANQPKPEQESVLLHAQQQIALQKLMLQPGAVSTKVLCLTQVVTPEELINDEDYEDIMEDMRGEGGKFGTLVNVVIPRPRPNEAAPGVGKVFLEYADIDSATKARAGLNGRKFGGNQVMAVFYPENKFAQGEYDA
- the LOC101207226 gene encoding splicing factor U2af large subunit A isoform X1 is translated as MGKMRTTTAMVFLLKPVLPATVATILTLIPNLSMVLGIMKESLQKVEKKKEIRGVIGRGRGIETEVEIGIERKARMGKEIGRRIEIEIGIATKTVIGIVTAIIETATGIEVRGGKGAEVEMMMITTGVETMTDGEIMIKNEKTGTDVGLVLAQREYMSIGQGPLLQRGQDHAPKANELVVLTWLLQQLQYCLVQLLLQAMLDYLPLCADNGRELTSVAFMCKKDQCTGQMDLVRLHLETYSFLAGQIPGTTPAIPGMFPTMFPLATGQPFGALPVMPVQAMTQQATRHARRVYVGGLPPTANEQSVATFFSQVMAAIGGNTAGPGDAVVNVYINHEKKFAFVEMRSVEEASNAMALDGIIFEGAPVKVRRPSDYNPSLAATLGPSQPNPNLNLAAVGLTPGSAGGLEGPDRIFVGGLPYYFTEAQVRELLESFGPLRGFDLVKDRETGNSKGYAFCVYQDLSVTDIACAALNGIKMGDKTLTVRRANQGANQPKPEQESVLLHAQQQIALQKLMLQPGAVSTKVLCLTQVVTPEELINDEDYEDIMEDMRGEGGKFGTLVNVVIPRPRPNEAAPGVGKVFLEYADIDSATKARAGLNGRKFGGNQVMAVFYPENKFAQGEYDA